The Komagataeibacter medellinensis NBRC 3288 genome contains a region encoding:
- a CDS encoding replication protein RepA — protein MSKRKSPPEQSELVLSPTTARVIQLSAEIQATPPDDIEFMHTVLCQVGLPRKRTKETRFERNNGKASLLITAGEMYNDGHWEKLFVPYGTKPRLALFHISTEAIRTKSRTVAVGRTISEFMKRLNISQNGPSREAFRAQMNALCACEMKLGYGSRNLNARPVDEFDAWTKNLAKDSTIELSEKFWHELKENAVPLDPRALEGLQHSALALDIYTWLAHRLHRVRGSGERLTWSNLRLQFGQEYTDDKNFKKAFLIALRQVSAVYPDAKLEQVRTGLRLIASPPPVPRQTVVSFQKVIGSEA, from the coding sequence ATGAGCAAACGCAAATCACCGCCTGAACAGAGTGAGCTTGTGCTTTCTCCGACAACCGCGCGCGTCATCCAGCTCTCGGCCGAAATCCAGGCAACACCGCCTGACGACATTGAGTTCATGCACACGGTCCTCTGCCAAGTCGGGCTCCCCCGCAAAAGGACGAAGGAAACGCGCTTCGAGCGAAACAATGGCAAGGCGTCCCTGCTCATTACAGCCGGCGAAATGTACAACGACGGTCATTGGGAAAAGCTCTTCGTTCCTTATGGGACAAAGCCGCGCCTGGCCCTCTTCCATATCAGTACCGAAGCCATCCGGACCAAATCGCGCACTGTCGCGGTCGGCCGGACCATCAGCGAATTCATGAAACGGCTGAACATCAGCCAAAACGGCCCATCCCGTGAGGCATTCAGGGCACAGATGAACGCCTTGTGCGCCTGTGAAATGAAGCTCGGTTACGGGTCGCGCAATCTGAACGCCCGACCGGTAGACGAATTCGATGCGTGGACCAAAAATCTCGCTAAAGACAGCACAATCGAACTGTCCGAGAAATTCTGGCACGAGTTAAAAGAAAACGCCGTCCCCCTTGATCCTCGTGCACTTGAGGGCTTGCAGCATTCCGCACTGGCACTCGACATCTATACGTGGCTTGCCCATCGGCTTCATCGCGTGCGGGGATCTGGCGAACGGCTCACCTGGTCCAACCTTCGGCTACAGTTTGGGCAGGAATATACGGACGACAAGAATTTCAAGAAGGCATTCCTGATAGCCTTGCGACAGGTTTCGGCTGTTTATCCGGATGCGAAGCTAGAACAGGTTCGAACGGGTCTGAGGCTGATCGCATCGCCACCCCCTGTCCCGCGACAGACCGTTGTCTCTTTTCAAAAAGTAATTGGGTCAGAGGCTTAA
- a CDS encoding recombinase family protein, translating into MMLIGYARCSRDTQDLAAQRAALATLGVDEDRIYVDFGYSGTKRERPGLDQALAAVRRGDTLVVPKLDRLARSVPDARSIAEMLTSKGAKLAIGSNVYDPTDPMGKMFFNVLATFAEFEVDLVRQRTREGMLIAKQKGKLKGKKPKLSVRQQQELRRMHETGEYSISDLADVFSISRPTVYRTIKRNVE; encoded by the coding sequence ATGATGCTGATCGGTTACGCCCGTTGCTCACGGGACACACAGGATCTGGCCGCGCAACGCGCTGCCCTCGCTACTCTCGGGGTGGATGAAGATCGCATCTATGTCGATTTTGGATATTCTGGCACGAAGCGGGAGCGGCCGGGTCTTGACCAGGCACTGGCTGCGGTAAGGCGGGGTGACACGCTTGTCGTGCCGAAGCTTGATCGCCTCGCCCGATCTGTTCCCGATGCGCGAAGCATTGCCGAAATGCTGACCTCCAAAGGGGCGAAGCTGGCAATCGGCTCGAACGTCTATGATCCGACTGACCCAATGGGCAAGATGTTCTTTAACGTCTTGGCAACATTTGCCGAGTTTGAAGTCGATTTGGTGCGACAGCGAACACGCGAGGGCATGTTAATTGCCAAACAAAAAGGTAAACTAAAAGGCAAAAAGCCAAAACTTAGCGTAAGGCAACAGCAAGAATTACGCAGAATGCACGAAACTGGTGAGTATTCTATCAGTGATTTAGCTGATGTATTCTCTATTTCTCGCCCAACAGTATACAGAACCATCAAACGAAACGTGGAATAA
- a CDS encoding lytic transglycosylase domain-containing protein: MCAQPLAIKDFGQLALKCGPNVAPITLASIAQTESGFDPFLVHDNNTKKAFNLETDAEAAELASRLISIGHSVDLGLMQINSHNLPALGLRVQDAFDPCVSIGAASIILSDTYVGGESHEAQQKALRVTISRYNTGDAQRGFTNGYVGKVEASARKVVPALDVGMGQSGVPAAPQPQQVAVPTDPNAPPVWDVWGSFEYSTASDTKKKGNDPRASDAVLFVQARDGSAVFPQLSKE, translated from the coding sequence GTGTGCGCGCAGCCTTTGGCAATAAAGGATTTCGGACAGCTCGCGCTGAAATGCGGTCCGAATGTCGCGCCTATTACTTTGGCCTCGATCGCGCAGACTGAATCAGGGTTTGATCCATTTCTGGTTCACGACAACAACACGAAAAAAGCGTTCAATCTGGAAACAGATGCCGAAGCTGCGGAGCTGGCAAGCCGACTGATCTCGATCGGCCATTCGGTCGATCTTGGGCTTATGCAGATCAATTCGCATAACCTGCCCGCTCTTGGATTACGGGTTCAGGATGCGTTTGACCCCTGTGTTTCGATAGGTGCGGCGTCGATTATCCTATCCGATACCTATGTTGGCGGTGAGAGCCACGAGGCGCAGCAGAAGGCGCTTCGGGTAACAATCTCCCGATACAATACCGGAGATGCACAGCGCGGCTTTACGAATGGCTATGTGGGCAAGGTGGAAGCATCTGCCCGCAAGGTTGTTCCTGCGCTCGATGTAGGCATGGGTCAGAGCGGCGTGCCGGCCGCTCCCCAGCCGCAACAGGTTGCTGTTCCTACTGATCCAAACGCCCCCCCGGTGTGGGACGTGTGGGGCAGCTTCGAATACAGCACAGCGTCTGACACCAAGAAAAAAGGAAATGATCCTCGGGCTTCAGATGCGGTGTTGTTTGTCCAGGCTAGGGATGGTTCGGCCGTTTTTCCTCAACTGAGCAAGGAATAA
- a CDS encoding TrbC/VirB2 family protein: MLSSSHYVAVRSPRLKAGLVAWVVFLSVLPAVAHAQTVSGGSTPTQMINNICTFILGDFGKSIAVVVLAAAGLMLAFGRLSLGIFAGMVGGILLMFGAAYLGSMVTG, translated from the coding sequence ATGCTGTCGTCCAGTCATTACGTTGCAGTTCGTAGTCCACGCTTGAAGGCGGGTCTGGTTGCATGGGTGGTTTTTCTATCTGTTCTTCCGGCAGTGGCCCATGCACAGACTGTTTCTGGTGGTTCAACGCCCACACAGATGATTAACAATATCTGCACATTCATCTTGGGTGATTTCGGCAAGAGCATTGCTGTCGTCGTACTCGCGGCTGCCGGATTGATGCTGGCATTCGGCCGTCTTTCGTTGGGTATATTCGCCGGAATGGTTGGCGGTATCCTCTTAATGTTTGGCGCGGCCTATCTCGGGTCCATGGTTACCGGGTGA
- a CDS encoding type IV secretion system protein VirB3 codes for MEKLEEDTLFLAATRPALLAGVPLPVAALLLTMIGLIMVLLQNPLYEAVMVPLWFGSRILVARDYNAVGVVVLFLKTAGRSLDSSLWGGASVSPNPLKVHKRGRGIV; via the coding sequence ATGGAAAAATTGGAAGAAGACACCCTCTTTCTTGCAGCAACCCGTCCGGCGCTATTGGCAGGGGTCCCTCTGCCGGTAGCTGCACTATTGCTGACGATGATTGGGCTCATAATGGTCCTTCTTCAAAACCCACTATATGAAGCAGTAATGGTTCCGCTTTGGTTCGGATCGCGAATACTTGTCGCGAGAGACTATAATGCGGTTGGCGTGGTAGTTTTGTTTTTGAAGACGGCCGGACGTTCTTTGGATAGTTCCTTGTGGGGCGGGGCATCTGTCAGCCCAAATCCGCTGAAGGTTCATAAACGGGGGAGGGGCATCGTGTGA
- a CDS encoding VirB4 family type IV secretion/conjugal transfer ATPase, with amino-acid sequence MFGNPGYGERSGEIYLPYVGHITENVILLRDGSVMAMGYVKGVPFELEDTVVRNGRKRNMNTVLRNISDDNVTITTHMVRHSDVPGLPKTHFRSDFASRLHEDYNRRVLKDRLFRNDYFLSVVVTPRNALGKMGSKLFRVGKGEATEASDATVRQLEDVWQIVSSALDNYSVRRLGLREHDDVVFTEIGEALRLIISARWMPVPVVSGHLGASIYTDRVICGKRGFEVRSLDRSYVGGIFSFREYPAKTRPGMLNALLSVGFPLVVSQSFGFLTRSQADEKLTLKGNQMVSAGDKATSQIDQLTDAVDKLISNEFVFGSHHLSLAVYADTLAQLGDNAARARARLTDAGAVVVQEGIGLEAAFWSQLPGNWEYRTRPGAINSNNFACFSTFDNFPAGAREGHWGTAIARFRTDGATSYDYVPHVKDVGMTAIFGPIGSGKTTLLTFIMAMMEQALSEVNGAVVFFDKDRGGQLLVLATGGTYLVLKRGVSCGLAPLRGLTNTPEDREFLRQWLTGLIESDGKDTVSSEDAKRLQRGIERQMSYPVEMRSLAGLRQFLMHGPEEGAGARLERWCRGGALGWLFDGETDEVDLSSAITGFDLTAFLDHDEICAPTAAYLLYRIEKVVDGRRFLMSCDEFRAYLLDPKFAAVIDKFLLTVRKNNGMLILATQQPEHVLESKLGSSLVAQCMTKILYPSPTADRHAYITGLSCTEGEYRAVREGMVGDPKRFLMKRENGSVICEFDLSSMPEYIAVLSGRANRANFAERLRAEYGADPSQWLDHFMARYHEAKD; translated from the coding sequence ATGTTTGGCAATCCCGGTTATGGCGAACGCTCAGGTGAGATTTATCTTCCGTATGTTGGGCACATTACGGAAAATGTCATTCTGCTTCGTGATGGATCAGTTATGGCAATGGGCTACGTCAAAGGCGTTCCCTTCGAGCTGGAAGATACTGTCGTCCGTAATGGCCGCAAGCGCAATATGAATACTGTCCTTCGGAATATCTCCGATGATAACGTAACAATTACGACTCACATGGTACGGCATTCGGATGTGCCGGGATTGCCAAAGACGCATTTTAGGTCAGATTTTGCGTCGAGACTTCATGAAGATTACAATAGAAGAGTTCTAAAAGATCGTTTGTTTAGAAACGACTATTTTCTCTCTGTTGTGGTGACTCCCCGGAATGCACTCGGCAAGATGGGCAGCAAGCTCTTTCGGGTGGGTAAAGGCGAGGCGACAGAGGCCAGTGACGCGACAGTCAGGCAGCTTGAAGATGTCTGGCAGATCGTTTCGTCTGCTCTCGACAATTATAGCGTGCGGCGCCTGGGGCTGCGTGAGCATGATGATGTCGTCTTCACTGAAATCGGCGAGGCGTTGCGTCTCATCATCTCTGCACGCTGGATGCCTGTCCCGGTTGTATCGGGACATCTTGGAGCGTCCATTTACACGGATCGGGTAATCTGCGGCAAACGTGGCTTCGAAGTTCGTTCTCTGGATCGGAGCTATGTCGGTGGCATTTTTTCGTTCCGTGAATATCCGGCCAAGACCAGGCCCGGAATGTTGAATGCCCTGCTCAGTGTGGGTTTTCCCCTCGTGGTAAGTCAGTCCTTTGGCTTTCTGACACGCTCACAGGCTGATGAAAAGCTGACGCTGAAGGGTAATCAGATGGTAAGCGCAGGTGACAAGGCGACCAGCCAGATCGACCAGCTCACGGATGCCGTAGATAAGCTCATATCGAATGAATTTGTCTTCGGATCGCATCATCTTTCATTGGCAGTTTATGCTGATACCCTTGCGCAGCTAGGCGATAATGCTGCTCGTGCGCGGGCACGGCTGACCGATGCCGGTGCAGTAGTCGTACAGGAAGGTATCGGCCTAGAGGCCGCATTCTGGTCACAGTTGCCCGGAAATTGGGAGTACCGCACCCGTCCCGGCGCTATCAACAGCAATAATTTTGCTTGCTTTTCGACCTTTGACAATTTTCCGGCAGGAGCACGCGAAGGCCATTGGGGCACGGCAATCGCCCGTTTTCGGACGGATGGTGCGACGTCTTACGATTATGTGCCTCACGTCAAGGATGTGGGCATGACGGCGATCTTTGGCCCGATCGGCTCGGGCAAGACGACCCTGCTGACATTCATTATGGCGATGATGGAACAGGCGCTCTCTGAGGTGAACGGTGCCGTCGTATTCTTCGACAAGGATCGGGGAGGGCAGCTTCTGGTCCTTGCTACTGGTGGCACGTATCTTGTTCTCAAGCGTGGTGTTTCCTGCGGCCTTGCGCCGTTGCGTGGCCTGACGAACACGCCCGAGGATCGGGAGTTTCTGCGGCAGTGGCTCACCGGGCTGATTGAGAGTGACGGCAAGGACACGGTCTCGTCAGAAGATGCAAAGCGACTGCAACGGGGGATCGAACGGCAGATGTCCTATCCCGTCGAAATGCGCTCACTTGCTGGATTGCGCCAGTTCTTGATGCACGGGCCAGAAGAGGGAGCTGGTGCCAGGTTGGAACGCTGGTGCAGAGGCGGCGCATTGGGATGGCTGTTCGACGGCGAAACCGATGAAGTGGATCTGTCGAGTGCCATAACAGGCTTCGATCTGACGGCTTTTCTCGATCATGACGAAATATGCGCCCCGACGGCTGCGTATCTGCTCTATCGGATCGAGAAGGTGGTTGACGGCCGACGTTTTCTTATGAGCTGCGATGAATTTAGGGCCTATCTTTTGGACCCGAAATTTGCCGCTGTAATCGACAAGTTCCTGCTGACCGTTCGTAAAAACAACGGGATGCTGATTTTGGCGACACAACAGCCGGAGCACGTTCTGGAATCAAAGCTGGGTTCGTCGCTCGTTGCGCAGTGCATGACAAAGATTCTCTACCCGTCTCCCACGGCTGACCGGCACGCCTACATCACGGGACTAAGCTGCACCGAGGGCGAGTATCGTGCTGTACGGGAAGGGATGGTGGGTGATCCCAAACGGTTTCTCATGAAGCGGGAAAACGGCAGCGTCATTTGTGAATTCGATCTGTCCTCCATGCCGGAATACATCGCGGTACTGTCCGGCCGCGCCAATCGAGCGAATTTTGCCGAACGGTTGAGGGCAGAATACGGGGCCGATCCGAGCCAGTGGCTCGACCATTTCATGGCCCGTTACCACGAAGCGAAAGACTGA
- a CDS encoding type IV secretion system protein, producing the protein MKAYSLVAVVWFSLIGADAAHAQVAVFDNASIAQSVTNTTNEINQMMDELKQLQAQYQLLQNIPNVATGMLTTFNSANLQNPLPTVTQATGQITGATNTLNSYGQSFMSLNRYSATGTDPVAQSYQQRETSLANIQGIAAQNLDSINQRLASLDEMKQELSNAKDITQVSTINGRIAVENQAIQAQAAAAQNLQTLSMAQIRNQELQEQEAARKDDEATAAYFPAAIQ; encoded by the coding sequence ATGAAGGCATATAGTCTGGTTGCAGTGGTATGGTTTTCTCTCATTGGAGCGGATGCCGCCCATGCGCAGGTAGCTGTATTTGATAATGCAAGCATTGCGCAAAGCGTCACCAATACCACAAATGAAATCAATCAGATGATGGACGAGCTGAAGCAGCTACAAGCGCAATATCAGCTCCTTCAGAACATTCCGAATGTTGCAACGGGGATGCTGACGACTTTCAACAGCGCCAATCTGCAAAATCCTCTGCCGACAGTTACACAAGCAACCGGTCAGATCACGGGAGCAACCAATACACTGAATAGCTATGGTCAGTCATTTATGAGCCTGAACAGGTATTCAGCTACGGGAACAGATCCAGTTGCGCAGTCATATCAGCAGAGAGAAACTTCTTTAGCAAACATTCAAGGTATAGCAGCGCAGAACCTTGATTCTATTAACCAGCGCCTCGCTTCGCTTGATGAAATGAAGCAGGAACTGTCGAACGCAAAGGATATTACGCAGGTCAGCACGATTAACGGTCGGATAGCCGTCGAGAATCAGGCCATCCAGGCACAGGCGGCTGCGGCCCAAAATCTTCAGACTCTCTCTATGGCGCAGATCCGAAATCAGGAATTGCAGGAGCAAGAGGCGGCGCGGAAGGACGACGAAGCGACCGCTGCTTATTTCCCTGCGGCCATCCAGTGA
- a CDS encoding entry exclusion protein, with protein sequence MEWYSSHAAERRQVNRECMNDRTYENYPDCRNAVAAETGAEAPAQPATDDMTQPGYYVDKRQRDIVLALCGVNHPPPAAVCSAARNAASAANKKGSGRQ encoded by the coding sequence GTGGAATGGTATTCATCGCACGCGGCCGAACGGCGTCAGGTAAACCGTGAGTGCATGAACGACCGGACGTATGAGAATTATCCGGATTGTAGGAATGCCGTTGCGGCTGAGACAGGTGCCGAAGCCCCGGCCCAGCCAGCAACGGACGACATGACGCAGCCGGGTTATTACGTGGACAAGCGGCAGCGTGACATCGTGCTGGCTTTGTGCGGGGTGAACCATCCTCCCCCGGCCGCCGTATGTAGCGCAGCAAGAAACGCAGCCTCGGCAGCCAACAAAAAGGGAAGCGGTCGGCAATAG
- a CDS encoding type IV secretion system protein translates to MTTPFEDFDTSLRTAFSTGTSNVISQGLSAVASPFTALIVLWVIVQGVLVMRGDLDARRGISRIIRVTLVSAFILEAGIYNGYVVNLFQTVLPTWAASSVSSSTASTPKLLDDIWNSLVNYSATIDKQLHWFQVVDLIELAMIAIADGAMLTIAFAIYICSSLMTAVILSLGPFVIAGFLFDATRNISERWIGKLVGLALLSLLVDVTMIIVATGIRTYMLACNLNAVSAAGTPGIAIQIMEQTAMFIAVSTFILISLPAAAAFIGGGVSLNPAGAILNTIIGGATGGVGTVAKAGANIGRKSSNK, encoded by the coding sequence ATGACGACGCCATTTGAAGACTTCGACACAAGCCTACGGACAGCTTTTTCGACCGGGACATCGAATGTCATCAGCCAAGGACTGTCTGCTGTGGCGTCCCCGTTCACGGCGTTGATTGTTCTGTGGGTGATTGTCCAGGGCGTACTCGTCATGCGTGGTGATCTGGATGCCAGACGCGGCATATCAAGGATTATTCGGGTGACGCTAGTTTCCGCATTCATCTTGGAAGCTGGCATATACAACGGTTACGTCGTGAATCTTTTCCAGACTGTGCTTCCGACTTGGGCTGCGAGTTCGGTATCCAGCTCTACGGCTTCGACACCTAAATTGCTGGACGACATCTGGAACAGCCTCGTCAATTATTCGGCAACAATAGATAAGCAACTTCATTGGTTTCAGGTTGTCGATCTGATTGAGCTGGCAATGATAGCGATCGCAGATGGTGCGATGCTGACAATAGCTTTTGCCATCTACATCTGCTCAAGCCTCATGACTGCGGTGATTCTGTCTCTCGGTCCATTCGTCATTGCAGGTTTCCTATTCGATGCGACAAGAAATATTTCCGAACGATGGATAGGAAAGCTGGTGGGCCTCGCTCTCCTGTCATTGCTTGTTGATGTTACGATGATAATCGTGGCGACAGGCATACGGACTTATATGTTGGCCTGTAATCTTAATGCAGTTTCTGCTGCGGGAACGCCGGGTATTGCCATTCAGATTATGGAACAGACGGCGATGTTTATTGCCGTATCGACCTTTATTCTTATTTCGTTGCCGGCTGCTGCTGCTTTTATCGGCGGGGGAGTATCGCTCAATCCTGCTGGGGCAATCCTGAATACAATCATTGGCGGCGCAACGGGTGGTGTTGGGACTGTCGCAAAGGCAGGGGCCAACATCGGCAGGAAGTCTTCTAATAAATAA
- a CDS encoding type IV secretion system lipoprotein VirB7: MLSVLSACASHDPVPKCKGPTFALNSGHWKPTEADLKKPKEIGHK; this comes from the coding sequence ATGCTCTCTGTTTTATCGGCGTGCGCAAGTCACGATCCGGTCCCAAAATGCAAAGGACCGACATTTGCTCTGAACTCGGGGCACTGGAAACCGACAGAAGCGGACCTCAAAAAGCCAAAGGAGATTGGGCATAAATGA
- a CDS encoding type IV secretion system protein VirB8, protein MTDQKFVPPVPKEKMAEYYEQVENFQKSRARAVVKINKYLTIGLGISLLANVGLAWSVASLLPLEKLVPMPLWVRPDGTVDSEISMSRLPKTMDEAVVNAAVWQYVRLREGYTYATARYAYDTVSLMSNEQVREQYQSWFNFPNPKSPQVTVGKRGQIDAERLSLAPIGNNVIQVRFRRIVSMEGARPQTTTWTATVQIQRVTDLPASARLANPGGVIVTSYQSSEDGV, encoded by the coding sequence ATGACAGATCAGAAATTTGTCCCGCCCGTTCCGAAGGAAAAGATGGCGGAATATTATGAGCAGGTCGAGAATTTCCAGAAGTCGCGAGCGCGCGCGGTCGTCAAGATCAATAAGTACCTGACGATCGGCTTAGGAATTTCATTGCTGGCTAACGTCGGCTTGGCCTGGTCGGTTGCTTCGCTGTTGCCGTTGGAAAAGCTGGTGCCCATGCCGTTGTGGGTTCGCCCGGACGGAACGGTTGATAGCGAGATCTCCATGTCACGCTTGCCGAAGACAATGGACGAAGCAGTCGTCAATGCAGCGGTGTGGCAATATGTTCGGCTGCGCGAGGGCTATACATATGCCACGGCGCGCTATGCCTATGACACGGTTTCTCTCATGAGCAACGAACAAGTCAGAGAGCAATATCAGTCGTGGTTTAATTTCCCCAACCCCAAGAGCCCACAGGTAACGGTTGGAAAAAGGGGCCAGATCGACGCCGAACGTCTGTCTCTCGCTCCCATTGGCAATAACGTCATTCAGGTGCGCTTCCGGCGCATTGTGTCGATGGAGGGAGCGCGCCCACAGACGACGACCTGGACCGCGACTGTGCAGATTCAGAGGGTCACGGATCTTCCGGCCAGTGCCCGCTTGGCAAATCCGGGCGGTGTGATCGTCACGTCCTATCAGTCGTCGGAGGATGGGGTATGA
- a CDS encoding TrbG/VirB9 family P-type conjugative transfer protein yields MIQRLAVAAFLAATSLSVVPAFAEQDPLPSRHDTRMRYVPYVADQVVHLSTAVGATLVVGFSPHETVDRVAVSDSIHLKAAPAGNYLFFKATQGLGLQPVIVLTRNDTGAERRYVFEVTTVASASLANATDGVYYSVQFTYPADEAAARRAAVLARQQQERAQAEARAKELELQLAHERMERETKDPNFGPKNWKYIAQGDRSILPIEVWDNGNITVFRFPGNVRLPSLFTINPDGKEATANYSVKNDPAGWGTLMIADHLAPAWRLRDGNTVLCVFNKAFDPVGRNPGTNTISPNVVRTLKEAAQ; encoded by the coding sequence ATGATTCAGCGTCTCGCAGTTGCTGCCTTCCTTGCAGCGACCTCTCTTTCGGTCGTGCCCGCATTTGCAGAGCAAGACCCTCTACCCAGCCGTCATGACACGCGAATGCGGTACGTGCCTTATGTAGCGGATCAGGTTGTTCATCTTTCGACTGCCGTGGGGGCGACACTGGTGGTTGGTTTCAGTCCTCATGAAACCGTCGATCGCGTCGCAGTGAGTGACAGCATACATCTGAAGGCAGCCCCGGCAGGGAACTATCTTTTCTTCAAAGCGACACAGGGGCTTGGCCTTCAGCCTGTTATCGTGTTGACACGAAACGATACCGGTGCCGAGCGGCGATACGTCTTTGAAGTGACGACAGTTGCAAGTGCGTCGCTCGCGAATGCGACGGACGGCGTTTACTACAGCGTGCAGTTCACTTATCCCGCTGATGAAGCCGCAGCGCGTCGTGCAGCCGTCCTGGCCCGGCAGCAACAGGAGCGGGCTCAGGCCGAGGCACGAGCAAAAGAGTTGGAACTTCAGCTCGCGCATGAAAGGATGGAACGGGAAACAAAAGACCCGAATTTCGGTCCCAAGAATTGGAAATACATTGCTCAGGGTGATCGTTCTATTCTTCCTATCGAAGTATGGGACAATGGAAACATCACTGTTTTCCGGTTTCCGGGGAATGTGCGTCTTCCCTCGCTTTTCACGATCAATCCGGACGGCAAAGAAGCGACTGCCAATTATAGCGTGAAGAACGATCCGGCTGGGTGGGGAACACTGATGATTGCCGATCATCTCGCCCCAGCATGGCGTCTGCGAGATGGAAACACCGTCTTGTGCGTCTTCAACAAGGCATTTGATCCGGTTGGTCGTAACCCAGGCACAAATACCATCAGCCCGAACGTGGTCCGCACGCTGAAGGAGGCCGCCCAATGA
- the virB10 gene encoding type IV secretion system protein VirB10 gives MSDEQNNNSGINDGGSLVSNNNRRELNAWQKVGIFILVVVVALGFIWLRALDRAKKTEEQNNQPVVAAGTHMRSAPLTPPPALTDQNLPMPQQAPQRFFMPAQATHHEVTPAESPIFAASGGSGGSSAPQPASAQESPKTVTVNGAQPPAGQDPQGDRSLAVRLKPTVLEEARARLLPHPDFLVTKGTIIPCILQTKLNTQLAGYAKCVIPLDVRSTTGNVVLMDKGTIVTGEMQHGLMRGEDRAFVIWDRAETPEHGIIDLASPATGELGESGVKVTVNNHWWSRFGSAILLSVIQGGLDAGVELASRVGSNNSGAYFNSFQSNGQTVANTALQADINIQPTGEKAQGKTVAIFVARDLDFSDIYDLKPTVGSNAQ, from the coding sequence ATGAGCGACGAACAAAACAACAATAGTGGAATTAACGACGGCGGCTCTCTCGTATCAAACAACAATCGACGCGAACTAAACGCATGGCAAAAGGTTGGCATTTTCATACTCGTTGTCGTAGTTGCGCTGGGTTTTATTTGGCTTCGTGCTCTCGATAGAGCGAAGAAAACAGAGGAACAGAATAATCAGCCTGTCGTAGCGGCTGGGACGCACATGCGCAGCGCACCGCTGACACCGCCACCTGCTCTTACAGACCAAAATCTGCCAATGCCGCAGCAAGCTCCGCAGCGGTTTTTTATGCCTGCGCAAGCAACGCATCACGAGGTAACGCCGGCAGAAAGCCCGATTTTTGCCGCGTCAGGAGGCTCGGGGGGAAGCTCTGCACCTCAGCCCGCGTCTGCGCAGGAATCTCCCAAGACGGTGACGGTCAATGGAGCACAGCCCCCGGCCGGACAAGATCCGCAGGGGGATAGGTCACTGGCCGTTCGGCTAAAGCCGACAGTGTTGGAGGAAGCGCGCGCGCGGTTGCTTCCGCACCCGGACTTTCTGGTTACGAAGGGGACAATTATCCCGTGCATTCTTCAGACCAAGCTAAACACTCAACTCGCCGGATACGCGAAATGTGTGATTCCCCTAGATGTGCGGAGCACAACGGGGAATGTGGTTCTCATGGACAAGGGGACGATTGTCACCGGTGAGATGCAGCACGGTTTAATGCGCGGTGAAGACCGGGCATTCGTGATTTGGGATCGGGCAGAGACACCGGAACACGGCATCATTGATCTTGCATCACCCGCGACGGGTGAGCTGGGCGAGAGCGGTGTTAAAGTGACGGTGAACAATCACTGGTGGTCGCGCTTTGGCAGCGCCATTCTTCTAAGCGTGATTCAGGGTGGTCTCGATGCCGGGGTCGAGCTGGCATCCCGGGTTGGTAGCAACAATAGCGGTGCATACTTCAATTCATTCCAGTCAAACGGGCAGACAGTCGCGAATACGGCGTTGCAAGCGGACATCAATATTCAACCAACTGGAGAAAAAGCACAGGGAAAGACGGTCGCTATTTTTGTCGCGCGCGATCTTGATTTCTCGGACATCTATGACCTGAAGCCAACGGTAGGTAGCAATGCTCAATGA